From the Pedobacter cryoconitis genome, one window contains:
- a CDS encoding TonB-dependent receptor, with amino-acid sequence MRGLIYAFFFLLISTAAFSQTRTITGRITDQHNNPLPGATIVLSPDGKQTTSDHSGAFKITATASTQLIGVNFIGYKLFKEKLTTANYYTISLQPDEAVLDEVVLVGTRSTGRTRLNTAVPVDVFNIPKLQMMAPQNDLNQLLQYASPSFNSNRQSSSDGSEHIDPASIRGLGPDQLLVLINGKRRHTTSLVNNQGTVGNGSVGTDMNSIPASAIERIEVLRDGASAQYGSDAIAGVVNIVLKQNTDKLLIAATGGITSRGDGQVGQLNLNYGTALGKNGGYLNLTAEGAYRGKTTRDQNNDLIIFDESANPTRAYDDAQLKAGGLTRDDFNFQIGDAKIQNLSAFFNLGLPFNHGKTEFYAFGGYNYRTGEGFGFRRLPSDPSVNVYSIFPNGYQPNTTSKINDRSLAFGFKQKLGNWNADLSNTLGDNRFDYEVNNTVNASLQDKSPTSFKAGGHEFLQNTTNLDFSRKLDVVSGLNLAFGAEFRVDDYQIRAGEEASWKNYALITNPDGTVSNPSGLAGGSQSFNGFSPDNVVHKNRSNTGLYADAELDITSKWLISGAARFEHYSDFGSTVSGKFATRYKITSKFNIRGAISNGFRAPSLHQQYFSAVSTDILPDNTLGQSGFFTNNSPVAKALGIPKLKQETSLNYSLGFTAQPFRNFNISVDGYLTDIKNRIVLTGSFGYDAFGDPVPEIQSIINSFGVSSARFFSNAIDTRTIGVDVVADYNIKSGDHTYGASLGFNINRNKIIGDLHLPDQLKGQEDIFFSPNDRTLITEGTPKIKTNLALNYGYRNFSLLLRNVYFGKVARNSFPYGEEQIHSGKVVTDLSLSYTVKPVTFTLGANNLFDIFPDQQIYANSYFGVFKYASVQMGTLGSYYFLRATLDLPNKKR; translated from the coding sequence ATGAGGGGATTAATTTACGCTTTCTTTTTTCTACTGATTTCAACTGCTGCTTTTTCCCAAACCCGGACCATAACAGGCCGGATTACAGACCAGCATAACAATCCATTGCCCGGTGCAACGATTGTATTATCGCCCGATGGCAAACAAACCACCAGCGATCATTCAGGTGCATTTAAAATAACGGCAACTGCCAGCACACAACTGATCGGTGTTAATTTTATAGGGTATAAACTTTTTAAAGAAAAGCTAACCACTGCAAATTATTATACCATCAGCTTACAACCAGATGAAGCTGTGCTGGATGAAGTTGTTTTAGTGGGTACGCGCAGTACAGGCAGAACAAGACTGAATACCGCAGTCCCTGTGGATGTATTCAATATCCCAAAATTACAAATGATGGCGCCGCAGAATGATCTAAATCAGCTGCTGCAATATGCCTCACCCTCATTTAACTCTAACCGCCAGTCTTCTTCTGATGGCAGTGAACATATTGACCCGGCCAGTATCCGCGGATTAGGCCCGGATCAGTTACTCGTGTTAATTAACGGGAAACGCAGACACACGACTTCTCTGGTGAATAACCAGGGAACGGTAGGTAATGGATCTGTAGGTACAGATATGAACTCCATTCCTGCTTCGGCAATTGAAAGAATTGAGGTTTTAAGGGATGGTGCTTCTGCACAATACGGCTCAGATGCAATTGCAGGTGTCGTGAATATCGTTTTGAAACAAAATACAGATAAATTACTGATTGCAGCGACTGGTGGGATTACTTCCAGAGGTGACGGGCAGGTGGGGCAGCTCAACCTGAACTATGGAACTGCGCTGGGCAAAAATGGCGGTTATTTAAATTTGACTGCCGAAGGCGCTTACCGCGGTAAAACTACCCGTGATCAAAATAATGACCTGATTATCTTTGATGAGTCCGCTAATCCAACCCGTGCCTACGATGATGCGCAATTAAAAGCCGGAGGCTTAACCAGAGATGATTTTAATTTCCAGATCGGAGATGCTAAAATTCAGAACCTGTCTGCCTTTTTTAATCTTGGACTTCCATTTAACCACGGAAAAACTGAGTTCTATGCTTTTGGAGGATATAATTACAGAACCGGAGAAGGCTTTGGCTTTCGCAGGCTGCCGAGCGACCCTTCAGTGAATGTATACAGTATTTTTCCAAATGGATATCAGCCCAATACCACTTCAAAAATCAATGACAGGTCTTTGGCATTTGGATTTAAACAGAAACTGGGGAATTGGAATGCCGACCTGAGTAATACTTTGGGTGATAACAGATTTGACTACGAAGTGAATAATACCGTGAATGCTTCTTTACAGGATAAATCTCCAACCAGCTTTAAAGCAGGAGGGCATGAATTCCTTCAAAACACAACCAACCTTGACTTTAGCCGTAAACTCGATGTGGTTTCTGGTTTAAATCTTGCTTTTGGTGCAGAATTCAGAGTTGACGATTATCAGATCAGGGCGGGTGAGGAAGCTTCCTGGAAAAACTATGCTTTGATTACAAATCCTGACGGCACGGTTTCCAATCCTTCAGGATTGGCAGGAGGTTCACAATCATTCAATGGTTTCTCTCCTGATAATGTGGTGCATAAAAACAGGAGTAATACTGGCTTATACGCCGACGCAGAACTGGATATAACTTCGAAATGGCTGATCAGTGGTGCGGCCAGGTTTGAACATTACAGTGATTTTGGTTCTACTGTGAGTGGTAAATTCGCTACCCGTTACAAGATTACCTCTAAATTTAATATCAGGGGAGCGATCAGCAATGGATTTCGGGCGCCATCCCTGCATCAGCAATATTTCAGTGCCGTAAGTACCGATATCTTACCAGATAATACTTTAGGGCAATCCGGTTTCTTTACCAATAACAGCCCTGTTGCAAAAGCTTTGGGTATTCCAAAATTGAAACAGGAAACCTCCCTCAATTACAGCCTTGGTTTTACCGCTCAGCCCTTTAGAAACTTCAATATTTCGGTAGATGGTTACCTGACGGATATTAAAAACAGGATTGTACTGACCGGAAGCTTTGGTTACGATGCTTTTGGAGATCCGGTTCCGGAAATTCAAAGTATCATTAATTCCTTTGGTGTATCCTCTGCGCGTTTCTTCAGCAATGCAATTGATACCAGGACTATCGGCGTAGATGTTGTGGCAGATTATAATATCAAATCCGGTGACCATACCTATGGTGCTTCGTTGGGTTTTAACATCAACAGGAATAAGATTATTGGTGACCTGCATCTTCCAGACCAGTTAAAAGGGCAGGAGGATATCTTTTTCTCACCGAATGACAGAACTTTGATTACAGAAGGAACGCCAAAGATAAAAACTAATCTTGCGCTGAATTACGGCTACAGGAATTTTAGTTTACTGCTGCGTAACGTCTACTTTGGAAAAGTGGCCAGAAATAGCTTCCCGTATGGAGAAGAGCAAATCCATAGTGGAAAAGTGGTGACTGATCTGTCCCTAAGCTATACCGTAAAACCAGTGACCTTTACTTTAGGTGCTAATAACCTTTTTGATATCTTTCCTGATCAGCAAATCTATGCCAATAGTTATTTTGGTGTATTTAAATATGCTTCAGTACAAATGGGAACCCTCGGAAGTTATTACTTTTTACGGGCGACCTTAGACTTGCCAAACAAAAAAAGATAA
- a CDS encoding MFS transporter codes for MITITSKSKAIKDQNQGIATLLAFALLPLSGFATDIYIPSLPTMAGEMNVSSIQVQLTLSIFLISYGVSQLFIGSVLDSFGRYKISLISLVIFALASFTIATTHNIYLIYLMRVIHGLTVGAIIVAKRAYFVDVFSGDKLKHYLSLFSIIWSTGPIVAPFIGGYLQAAFGWESNFYFLGGFALVLLVLEMIYSGESLVHFTEFRFRNILNIYTTMIKTASFTLGIVMLGLAYCMVMIYNMTGPFIIEHHLQLSPIIAGYSSLFLGFAWMVGGFIGKATINKPFFRRLAVNIGLQVAFVTVMIISLNFISNLYSMLFFAFIIHVGAGYTFNNYFTFCLGKFPKNAGIAGGLTGGITYVIVSFLSYGIVNVVPAKDETNLSYSYLILIGLSVVIMLIIANLNRKAANQAVAQTA; via the coding sequence ATGATAACGATTACCTCCAAATCGAAAGCTATTAAAGATCAAAACCAGGGAATAGCCACCCTGTTAGCTTTTGCATTACTCCCTCTATCTGGCTTTGCGACTGATATCTATATTCCTTCTTTACCTACTATGGCTGGGGAAATGAATGTAAGCAGTATTCAGGTGCAGCTTACCCTAAGTATCTTTCTGATCAGTTATGGTGTTTCTCAGCTCTTTATCGGGAGTGTCCTGGATAGTTTTGGGCGCTATAAAATCTCTTTGATTTCCCTGGTGATTTTTGCACTGGCAAGTTTCACGATTGCTACCACACATAATATCTATCTGATTTACCTGATGCGGGTGATCCATGGATTAACCGTTGGTGCGATTATCGTAGCTAAACGTGCTTATTTTGTCGATGTATTTTCGGGAGATAAACTCAAACACTATTTAAGTCTTTTCTCTATTATCTGGTCTACAGGCCCGATTGTAGCCCCTTTTATAGGCGGTTATTTACAAGCAGCCTTTGGTTGGGAATCTAACTTTTACTTTTTAGGTGGTTTCGCACTGGTTTTGCTGGTACTGGAAATGATTTATAGCGGAGAAAGCCTGGTTCACTTTACCGAATTCCGTTTCCGTAATATTTTAAATATCTATACGACGATGATCAAAACTGCCAGTTTTACACTGGGAATTGTGATGCTTGGATTAGCTTACTGTATGGTGATGATTTATAATATGACGGGCCCGTTTATCATTGAGCATCATTTACAGCTTTCACCTATTATTGCAGGTTATAGTTCCCTGTTTTTAGGTTTTGCATGGATGGTCGGCGGATTTATTGGTAAAGCGACAATTAACAAGCCTTTTTTCAGAAGGCTTGCCGTTAATATAGGCTTGCAGGTTGCTTTTGTGACTGTGATGATCATCAGCCTGAACTTTATCAGCAACTTATACTCGATGCTGTTTTTTGCTTTCATTATCCACGTAGGTGCAGGTTATACCTTTAATAACTATTTCACCTTCTGTTTAGGTAAGTTTCCAAAGAATGCAGGTATTGCTGGCGGGCTTACCGGCGGGATCACTTATGTCATTGTTTCTTTCCTGAGTTATGGAATTGTAAATGTTGTACCCGCAAAAGACGAAACAAATCTGAGTTATAGCTATTTGATCCTGATCGGGCTATCTGTAGTGATTATGCTGATTATTGCTAATCTCAATAGAAAAGCTGCAAATCAAGCAGTAGCACAGACTGCATAG
- a CDS encoding response regulator transcription factor: protein MIPLKIAIADDQKIFRKGLTAIVNDIKEFDLVFETGNGFDLLHQLSSKKPDVIIIDIKLPGLDDLKMLDYIKANFENIKILMLSTIDEGQYIIKVMKAGASGYLLKDSEPEEIIMAIREVYEKGFYFNKHLSITLIKELLVQPPATIGSKEAMLNDREIDILKLICEESTNIEIAKKLFLSVRTVEGYRTKLFEKIGSKKIAGLVIYAVKNGIIHV from the coding sequence ATGATACCGCTAAAAATTGCAATCGCTGATGATCAGAAAATCTTCAGGAAAGGATTAACAGCAATAGTCAATGATATCAAAGAATTTGATCTTGTCTTTGAAACAGGAAATGGTTTTGATCTGCTCCATCAATTGTCCTCTAAAAAGCCGGACGTGATCATTATAGATATCAAATTGCCTGGCCTGGATGATTTAAAGATGCTTGATTATATCAAAGCGAATTTTGAAAATATCAAAATACTGATGCTGTCTACTATTGATGAAGGCCAGTATATTATCAAAGTGATGAAAGCGGGTGCAAGTGGCTATCTGTTAAAAGATTCAGAGCCTGAGGAAATTATTATGGCTATCCGTGAAGTGTATGAAAAGGGCTTTTATTTCAATAAACACTTATCGATTACTTTAATCAAAGAGTTATTAGTCCAGCCGCCTGCAACGATTGGCAGCAAAGAAGCGATGTTGAATGACCGGGAAATTGATATACTCAAACTGATTTGTGAGGAAAGCACCAATATAGAAATTGCGAAGAAGCTCTTTCTGAGTGTACGGACTGTAGAAGGTTACCGGACTAAGTTGTTTGAAAAAATAGGCTCAAAGAAGATCGCCGGACTCGTTATTTATGCCGTAAAAAACGGGATCATTCATGTTTAA